One window of the Cardiocondyla obscurior isolate alpha-2009 linkage group LG05, Cobs3.1, whole genome shotgun sequence genome contains the following:
- the LOC139102523 gene encoding omega-conotoxin-like protein 1 has translation MAKLLLYVFVALIACSLIMGAPDKCGRHGDPCVSDSQCCTNIRCHRYANRCQVIITEEELMAQREKILGRKGKDY, from the exons ATGGCAAAATTACTGCTGTACGTCTTTGTAGCGTTGATCGCCTGCTCTCTTATCATGGGTGCTCCTGATAAGTGTGGTCGTCATGGTGACCCT tGCGTTTCGGACTCACAATGCTGCACCAACATTAGGTGTCATCGTTATGCGAATAGGTGTCAAGTCATAATTACTGAGGAAGAATTAATGGCACAACGCGAGAAGATTTTGGGTAGAAAAGgcaaagattattaa
- the LOC139102529 gene encoding uncharacterized protein produces MKISSVSRLYRTNFILNLSPKTNDNIGKMKFVIFTIFAIIAMAAAAFQGMQNAQAAKPKCMPLSLPCRQRDDCCRHLKCQEHANICVKETNPSEDDPRDVGPKMPY; encoded by the exons ATGAAAATTTCATCAGTGTCGCGATTATATCGTACAAACTTCATACTTAATTTATCTCCCAAGACAAACG ataATATTGGCAAAATGAAGTTCGTGATTTTCACCATTTTCGCTATAATCGCTATGGCTGCAGCTGCTTTTCAAGGAATGCAGAATGCACAGGCTGCCAAGCCTAAGTGCATGCCTTTAAGTCTTCCC tgtAGACAAAGAGATGATTGCTGTCGTCACCTAAAATGTCAGGAACATGCTAACATATGCGTTAAGGAAACAAATCCGTCTGAAGACGACCCAAGAGACGTTGGACCAAAAATGCCATACTAA